The Homo sapiens chromosome 5, GRCh38.p14 Primary Assembly genome includes a window with the following:
- the NREP gene encoding neuronal regeneration-related protein isoform a (isoform a is encoded by transcript variant 8), whose protein sequence is MVYYPELFVWVSQEPFPNKDMEGRLPKGRLPVPKEVNRKKNDETNAASLTPLGSSELRSPRISYLHFF, encoded by the exons GTTTATTACCCAGAACTCTTTGTCTGGGTCAGTCAAGAACCATTTCCAAACAAGGACATGGAGGGAAGGCTTCCTAAG GGAAGACTTCCTGTCCCAAAGGAAGTGAACCGCAAGAAGAACGATGAGACAAACGCTGCCTCCCTGACTCCACTGGGCAGCAGTGAACTCCGCTCCCCAAGAATCAGTTACCTCCACTTTTTTTAA